A region of the Veillonellales bacterium genome:
TTGCAATCGTCGCAAACACTTGTCTTAAAAATCCGAAAAATCGCCACGCCCTTAGAAAGCTCAAATAGCCCACCCATGGGGCAAACAAAACGGCACCATAGATTGGCAACGAATAATCCCGCTGCCACTAATCCAAGTACAACAAACGTGCGGATCAACCAAGATATAGATGCATGCTCAAAAGAAAGATAAATCGAATTCCAAAATTCACCAACCCGAATCGGTACCATAGATCGCGGATTGTGAATGCCAAGCCACAGAATCAAAACCACCACCAGCCCAACAACCATTCCCAAAGGAGCAAGCTTCATAAGCCGATTACGAACATGTAACTTTGAAAATGATATCTTGCCGATCATCTGATTGACAAAGCCGCCGGGACAGAGCCAACCGCAAAAAGCCCGCCCGACTAATAACACAGACGTCGGCAGGAGCAGCCAGAAGCCCCAAAAATAACTCGTAATCCTACCCCAGCAGGTAATTACCGGGCAAACCTGGCAATTCACAAAAGGAACGAGAAAAGGGCAGCGAAAGATGCCATAAAAGGCCCATTGTCCAAGAATACCCAGCATGGCTAGCTGTGTGGCCCTGCGAATCTTCGGCAGAATGAAGCCGCCTGATTTTGATATTCCTGTTTGATTAGACATCTTTTACACCCAGCTTTTCTATCAGTGTCCGACCCCTGTCTGAGACGGCAGGAATAAAACCACGCCGTTCGAAAACCCCCTGGGATTCGTCTGAACAAATGAAATTCACATAGTCATCGGCCAAAGCGCGATCTTTGGCATACTTCATCACCCCAATGGTAAAGGTAAGCGGGCCGGGCGGAAAAAGAGTCTCATTAATAGGAATTACGCAGCTTTTGCGCCAATTGCAACACCCGTCCGGCGAAGACCTCCGTGACGGCCCCGCCTAGGAGCGATTTCCCCAATGCACCCGCGAACGCCCCTGTATAATTGATTTGGATGCCGTTTCTCTGCTCATACAGGTTATTAACCTCCATAAAGGCCTCAGACAACCCTCCGCAGGACCATACTTGCAGCGAATCGGACTGGAAACGTCCCGCGAATAGAGAGCCGGGCATCATGGCTGCAGCAACGGCAACAGTTGAAGCCACAGTGGTCTTGAGGAATGTTCTTCTATTTACTCCATCTTTTCTATTTATCACAGTTGCTCCTTTCGTCATAACGAGCAAAATTCATTCCAATAAACAACAAATACAAAAAACAGAGTCAAATAACTCCCGTCTGTATTATGAATTAATTCCCGCTCTTAACAGTGTCGGTCATTGCCCTGATAAGTTCAAGTGAAGTTGCTGTACTCAAACCGCAGGCCGGTGAAATAATATCAATGCCTGCCCGGACAAGTTGTGCAGTCTGTTCTACTACCGACGCCACTGACCCAATTCCCAATTGATAGGTGCTGAGATTACCCATCGTAATAAGTTCGGGGAAATCGGCTTTCAATTGGCACAGGTTGATCATTGCATCGGTGCTAACGGCGTTGGCTCCGATTTCCGGAAGCTGGCTGCGTACACTGTTTATATCGCCGCAAATATGAACGATTACCGGGATGCCGCAATTATTCAAAACTTTAACAATCAGGCTATTATAATAAAGCGCAAACTCACGGAAAATCTTCGGCCCTAGGATCTCTCCTGTTGCAGTCGGATCGCCGACGGAAATCACAGTAACGCCATTGTCCGCCATTTTTTTTGCAAAACCGATCAGCAAGCGAGTGACATAGTCCAATACCCGGTGACATTCTGCCGAACTTTTGCTAAACTCTTTCAGCAACTTAAGCGGATTCACCAGCGAAGCTGCCGTAGTAATCGGCCCTGTCAAATTACCAACTATCGGGGTATCCGGAAAGCGCCTGGCTAGTATGGATACAGCCTCAGCAACTTTCGGGATACGACCGCTATTTAGCATCTTATCAACATCTCGGGTCACGACGAGTTTGGCTGAACCATACAATTCTTTGGTAATCTTCGGTTCACAAGTCAACGTACCGTAGTTCACCTCACTCCCCAACACCTCGGCCTCTACGGTCATGCAAAAAGGAACCCCTAAATTTTCAAACCCGGTATATTCGTAAATATCACCGGCCAGTGCCGCCATCAGCACCGCATCGTTATGTGCTTCTGGCAAAGTATGACCTGTATAATTCATAATTTCGCTGATGGCGGCATTCATCACGCAGCCTGTACAGATTACCGGCGAACGGTCAGTTTTTTCCCCCCGCAGTTTAGCCAGCAGTCTTTCTTTTTGACTAAGCATTTCCAACCGCCTCTTATGCAAAGATTCTCGCAGAATCGCAGCTTTAAACATTAAATCGCGAGCACTCAATAAAAAGTCGTTCATAACCATCGACTACACTTAATTCCGTGTACTCAATTTTTTTTGCCAATTTTTCCATAGCATTTCTGGCTTCCACGGACAGCAAAGAAATATATGCGCCTGCCTTTGATGAATTCCCAATATAGGTAATCTTTTCTTTCAGTTCCGATGGAATAATTCCCGTACCGACAAGACTTTTCGCCGGTAAATGTGCGCCAAATTGACCGGCAATAATAACTTCGTCAAGATCAGACATATGAATATCAATCTTATTAACAAGTGCTATAATCCCTGAGAGAATTGCACTCTTGGCAAGTTGTACTTGTCGTACATCCCCTTGTGTGATGGTTATCTTCTTAACCCCGCCGGTGATGCAAACACTTCGCTTTTTCCCATTAACCTCGATATATTGGTATCTAAAATCCGAGTCATCAATCGAATTACGTTTGATAATCATACCATTCGGCGTAATAAATTTATTTTTTACCAACTCTCGAATGGCTGCAAGAATTCCGCTGCCACAAATTCCTATTGGGTTACCCCCGCCAATCACCTCAAGTTTAATACCACTTT
Encoded here:
- a CDS encoding 4Fe-4S binding protein, which gives rise to MSNQTGISKSGGFILPKIRRATQLAMLGILGQWAFYGIFRCPFLVPFVNCQVCPVITCWGRITSYFWGFWLLLPTSVLLVGRAFCGWLCPGGFVNQMIGKISFSKLHVRNRLMKLAPLGMVVGLVVVLILWLGIHNPRSMVPIRVGEFWNSIYLSFEHASISWLIRTFVVLGLVAAGLFVANLWCRFVCPMGGLFELSKGVAIFRIFKTSVCDDCNACLRKCEMGTRPDETNCTNCGDCLKSCPVDAIKFGRKGNSNE
- a CDS encoding uroporphyrinogen decarboxylase family protein, with the translated sequence MLSQKERLLAKLRGEKTDRSPVICTGCVMNAAISEIMNYTGHTLPEAHNDAVLMAALAGDIYEYTGFENLGVPFCMTVEAEVLGSEVNYGTLTCEPKITKELYGSAKLVVTRDVDKMLNSGRIPKVAEAVSILARRFPDTPIVGNLTGPITTAASLVNPLKLLKEFSKSSAECHRVLDYVTRLLIGFAKKMADNGVTVISVGDPTATGEILGPKIFREFALYYNSLIVKVLNNCGIPVIVHICGDINSVRSQLPEIGANAVSTDAMINLCQLKADFPELITMGNLSTYQLGIGSVASVVEQTAQLVRAGIDIISPACGLSTATSLELIRAMTDTVKSGN
- a CDS encoding substrate-binding domain-containing protein — encoded protein: MTKGATVINRKDGVNRRTFLKTTVASTVAVAAAMMPGSLFAGRFQSDSLQVWSCGGLSEAFMEVNNLYEQRNGIQINYTGAFAGALGKSLLGGAVTEVFAGRVLQLAQKLRNSY